The Mycolicibacterium flavescens genome has a segment encoding these proteins:
- the yhhW_2 gene encoding pirin domain-containing protein translates to MPAVTADTLTLPRITTAGPSDTDRPVRSITTGPRGFEGEGFPVVRAFAGVSAVELDPFVHMDQMGEVEYEPGEPRGTDWHPHRGFETVTYMIDGRFAHQDSHGGGGLITDGATQWMTAGSGILHIETPPAELVESGGMFHGIQLWVNLPRKDKFATPRYQAIEGGQVKLLSSDDGGALVRIVAGDVDGHVGPGATHTPITLAHATIQPGAQLHLPWRRDFNALVYVLSGRGAVGPVAHPIHQGQLAVLGPGDRIKVEAHRSQDAHRPALEVLILGGLPIREPVFQYGPFVMNSKSELIEALEDYQAGRFGQIPPNALMPHRH, encoded by the coding sequence ATGCCTGCAGTTACCGCCGATACGCTCACCCTTCCCCGCATCACCACCGCCGGACCGTCGGACACCGACCGCCCCGTCCGGTCGATCACCACCGGGCCGCGCGGCTTCGAAGGCGAGGGTTTCCCTGTCGTCCGCGCCTTCGCCGGGGTCTCGGCCGTCGAGCTCGATCCGTTCGTTCACATGGACCAGATGGGCGAGGTGGAGTACGAGCCGGGAGAACCGCGAGGCACCGACTGGCATCCGCACCGCGGGTTCGAAACCGTCACCTACATGATCGACGGCCGATTCGCGCACCAGGACTCCCACGGTGGCGGTGGGCTGATCACCGACGGCGCCACTCAGTGGATGACCGCAGGCTCGGGCATCCTGCACATCGAGACACCACCCGCCGAACTCGTCGAAAGCGGCGGCATGTTCCACGGCATCCAGCTGTGGGTCAACCTACCCCGCAAGGACAAGTTCGCGACGCCGCGATACCAGGCCATCGAGGGCGGCCAGGTCAAGCTGTTGTCGTCCGACGACGGTGGCGCGCTGGTCCGAATCGTCGCCGGTGACGTCGACGGCCACGTCGGCCCTGGTGCGACGCATACCCCGATCACGTTGGCACATGCCACGATTCAACCCGGTGCCCAACTCCACCTGCCCTGGAGACGCGACTTCAACGCGCTGGTCTATGTACTGTCCGGGCGCGGTGCGGTCGGCCCCGTCGCACACCCGATCCACCAGGGCCAACTTGCGGTTCTGGGGCCCGGCGACCGGATCAAGGTGGAAGCACACCGGAGCCAGGACGCTCACCGTCCCGCGCTTGAAGTACTGATCCTCGGCGGCCTCCCGATTCGCGAACCCGTGTTCCAGTACGGCCCGTTCGTGATGAACAGCAAGTCCGAACTCATCGAGGCGCTCGAGGACTACCAGGCAGGCAGGTTCGGACAGATTCCTCCGAACGCCCTCATGCCTCACCGTCATTGA